The sequence below is a genomic window from Lampris incognitus isolate fLamInc1 chromosome 18, fLamInc1.hap2, whole genome shotgun sequence.
TTTTCCTCACTAAACTCAGAGCGCAGGAATGCTCCAAACACTGACACACCCACTgccgacaggacaggacagggtggGTGGGGGCAGAGTGGAAGGACAAGTGTGGTGTGAACAACCTAAAATGTACAAACGTCATGCtgcaggggtggggtgggggtgggggtgggggggagggcacGCAGATGGAACATTCACATAACAATCCCACAAGTACAGTAAATACAGGCAAACACAGATAAGGAATGCGTTTCCATGTTTGTCGCATTTTCCTCCCAGCTGCTGCACAGCTACTTTCCTGCAGAAGAGCTGTGACACGACTAGATGTTCTGTCTCTGCTGGGAAAGTTGTGACAGGTCATTGTGCAAAACACGGCCGGGGGAGGAGGAAGTCCATGGCCGCTGACACGCTTAATGGTTACAGCAATATAGTTCACACAAGATGGCTGGCCTGGACAGAACTCGACATCAGCACCGCGCTGCAACGGGGCCCCGAGTTTCACTCTGCAGGCAAATACTGCAGCATGCATTGAAATATAATCTGAAGATCATACTTCAATGCATGCCATTTCTTAAATTGTTATGTTTTTGTGCTACAAAAATAACAAACATTTAGTCATTATAACATACAAAATAACAGGTAAAAGACCTGAAAATGACCTAAACCTCAGGTAGTTGATGGGGTTAGTTCATGAGGAACAGGACTGTGTTGAGAAGGCTCAGCCACGTTCATGCTCACTCATATTGCATCTGTACAGTTGGCTCACTCAAACTGGGCTCTGATCAGCATTTGCTTAGGgggcttatttatttattaagcAGCCTTTACTTTTGAAGTCATTCAAGAACTGTTTCGCTTGCCGAGCATCAGTCTATAGAAAACTCAGGAAATGGTTCAAATCTAAGCAATAAATAATCCATCACTTGATCTATAAGAATTACTGTAAAAATAACACTGAGaatttcaaaaacaaaacaatcaaaaAGACTTTAAATATGGTCTGTGTGACATTCGAGGATTGCTTTGAAATGGTTTAGATTTGTAGTGTGTCACTAGGTGTCTCTGGaacaacaggaaactggtatgaggaAACAGCAGAGTGATTGATGAAACCTTCTGCAGAGATGTGCTGATTTCTGTATCACGTGACCCTTTTTCCACAGCAACTTCTGTGACCTCTCAGACATCTCAGTGCACCATCTGGTTTGAGAGGCTGCTAAACAGGAATAACTCTGCACCATCCTGTGTGATAGTGGTGATTCTTAACGGTCTTGATGTTTGCTATCTGTTCTATTCATAGGAGCAAGCAGGGGTCAGGGAAACCACTGGCCTTTGGGATTTATTGCACAGCACACAGAAACCAGCCATGCCTGCAGAAACAGCTTACAACACTGACATCACAACGTAAATGTGAGTTGAGATAAAGAGGAGAAAACGTCAGTGGGCGCTCACTTCGACTTGCCAGGAGGCTGTCCAGCGACTCGGCCCATTTCCCCAGCTCTTCCTTGCTGAACTTTCCCTTGCTGTGGCCCACCTGACTCCACTGGCGCATAAATAGTAGACGAGACCTCCTCTCTTTAGCACTGTGGAGACAGACACAATAGAGGCTTTACAGCATGTAGTTATAATCACATCTGGTGTCAAAAGGCAGAACAGCTCATCAGTCCTAGTTGGGCCAGTTTTTTCAAGTCTTTTGGAAACAACCATCAGGACAAGTTTAACTTCATAGGTAAAGACACGTCACTTAGCATCAGGATACGTGATAGAAAGCAAAGCTATAATCACCTGTCTTTTTGTTCAGTGTTGAAGAGATTTGAGTGTGAGGAATGTGGACTCTGAAAAGAACAAAAGGAACACTTCACCATCCCTTCCCCTCACTTccactcccccccgaacagcaGACACGAAAATTCCTCTAAGACGTAGGTATAGCATTTGTGCAGAAAAGTGGAAAAATGATAACAGAGGTGGGACCAGGTCGTTGTTCTCCAGGTCAGAAGTCAGTCTCAAGTCTTGGCACTCAAGTCTCAAGTCAAAGAAGCATGCCCCAAGTCATTATGCGCTTCTCATAAAGTTTAACGCAATTTAAAAAATTTTAGCAACAAAATGTGTGCAAATCATGCATGCTTTTTCACATTTCTGCTTGTTACAGATTGACTCGAAGTGGATCTGTAACAGTGGAAATGAAGAGTTCGTTGGCCGCATACTTTTTAAAAGCATTCTATCTTGGGCTTAGAGAAGGTACCAAGTCTTTCAAGTCAAAGGACTTAAGTCCAAGTGAAGACATGAGTCACAGGTGTACAAGTCaaagtcgagttgcaagtctttttcagtttttTCAGGTCAAGTCTGAAGTCTTCAAATTTGCGACGAGTCTGACTCGGGTCCAAGTCATGTGATTTGAGCCCACACCTCTGCATGATAACCAGTTTTCACCTGTCCAAACAGATTCTTCAGATGTAGCTTGGCTGATGAGAGCTTGGCTCTAGCATGGTGCCGGGAGTGGGATGTAAAGCAAAAAGGATTGGAGGAGGACGAGGGAGAAGGAGGAGGCTGGTCATATCCTCCCATGCTCTCGGTGCTGCCCTGAGCCGCCGGGACCAGCTGGCTGTCGCTGTAGGCCCTGTACCCTTCTCCGATCACCCTCACCTCGAGGCAGTGCTTCTCTGGCAGGTTCTCCACGCTGACGCTGTGCTCCTTGGTCAGCTCCCCCTTCTCGGCTTTACTCACTCCTGTTTCCAGGATGGCGGGCGGGAGGGTGGCAGGCCTCCCGTCCGGTCCGTTTCCATCCTGGTGAGGGGTGTACGTACCGCTCGCCCTCTGGTTTTCGTAGCCTGGCTCTTTCAATTCCACCCTCCTCCATGGGAGAAAGTCCAAGTCCAGGAGGGACCCCTCCGAGCTGAACCTACGCATGGTGCCTCTGCAAAGGGGCGTCGATAAGGGGCAGAAGAGAAGGGAggtagaaagaaagaaggaaaagaaatggagagaaatggagagacagGATAACAGAGAGGATGAAAG
It includes:
- the si:ch211-152p11.4 gene encoding regulator of G-protein signaling 1, translated to MRRFSSEGSLLDLDFLPWRRVELKEPGYENQRASGTYTPHQDGNGPDGRPATLPPAILETGVSKAEKGELTKEHSVSVENLPEKHCLEVRVIGEGYRAYSDSQLVPAAQGSTESMGGYDQPPPSPSSSSNPFCFTSHSRHHARAKLSSAKLHLKNLFGQSPHSSHSNLFNTEQKDSAKERRSRLLFMRQWSQVGHSKGKFSKEELGKWAESLDSLLASRMGVSVFGAFLRSEFSEENLQFYLACEQYRHSSNNFSLQRRAKDICTTYIQQGAPREVNLDSKTRQLTVQLLQAPSHASLSHAQKRIYSLLDTDCYPRFLQSDIYLALLRDAD